In one Achromobacter spanius genomic region, the following are encoded:
- a CDS encoding CopD family protein, whose amino-acid sequence MIYSVLKFIHVIAVILWVGGMLFAHCFLRPAAAQLEPKTRLTLMASVLRPFLNAVLVAIVLILLTGAWMIGQAGSLAAQTGGDFFMPRSWTLMATGGLVMMAIFGHIRFALYKRLALAVAASDWPKGAEAMAGIRRWVGVNLVLGIVVVGVAFLA is encoded by the coding sequence ATGATCTATAGCGTCTTGAAATTCATCCACGTGATTGCCGTGATCCTGTGGGTGGGCGGCATGCTGTTCGCGCACTGTTTCCTGCGGCCGGCGGCCGCGCAGTTGGAACCCAAGACACGCCTGACGCTGATGGCCTCGGTGCTGCGGCCTTTTCTGAACGCGGTGTTGGTGGCGATTGTGCTGATTCTGCTGACGGGCGCGTGGATGATCGGGCAGGCGGGCAGCCTGGCCGCGCAGACCGGCGGCGACTTTTTCATGCCGCGCAGCTGGACGCTGATGGCCACGGGCGGGCTGGTCATGATGGCCATCTTCGGCCATATCCGCTTTGCGCTGTACAAGCGCCTGGCCTTGGCCGTAGCCGCGTCGGACTGGCCCAAGGGCGCCGAGGCCATGGCTGGCATCCGCCGCTGGGTGGGCGTGAACCTGGTGCTGGGCATCGTCGTTGTGGGCGTGGCGTTCCTGGCCTAA
- a CDS encoding sigma-70 family RNA polymerase sigma factor: MPNPVLASGDTVQCLYRSHHGWLQNWLRAKLGNTFDAADLAQDTFVRVLRHRHDLDALREPRAYLTTIAKRLLLNHHRRRSVESAYLEALALMPEQVAPPAEQRLIILETLQEIDEMLAGLSLPARQAFLMAQLEDLSHGEIAQRLNVSLRTVHRYIARGFEQCIMAVS, encoded by the coding sequence GTGCCGAACCCTGTGCTCGCTTCAGGCGACACCGTCCAATGTCTGTACCGCAGCCACCACGGGTGGCTGCAAAATTGGTTGCGCGCAAAGCTGGGCAACACCTTCGACGCCGCCGACCTGGCTCAGGACACCTTCGTGCGCGTGCTGCGCCATCGCCACGACCTGGACGCGCTGCGTGAACCGCGCGCCTATCTCACCACCATCGCCAAGCGCCTGCTGCTGAATCATCATCGGCGCCGCTCGGTCGAAAGCGCCTATCTGGAAGCCTTGGCGCTGATGCCCGAACAGGTCGCGCCGCCGGCCGAGCAGCGCCTGATCATTCTGGAAACGCTACAGGAAATTGACGAAATGCTGGCTGGGCTGTCGCTGCCCGCGCGCCAGGCTTTTCTGATGGCGCAATTGGAAGACCTGAGTCATGGCGAAATTGCCCAGCGGCTCAATGTGTCGCTGCGCACTGTGCACCGCTATATCGCCCGAGGGTTCGAGCAATGCATCATGGCGGTGAGTTGA
- a CDS encoding TonB-dependent receptor, giving the protein MAYLPAGRASGSRPAQAAHRVTYLTCAVRAALALAAVSAATLPLAAAQAQTTQTSTAAARSYRIPAGTLTEALPRFADSAGVTVLFDAALVGQRRTSGLSGSYSVAEGFARLLEGSGLAVQERSAGVFVLRAAPQAGVTQLAPVKVVGEGALTTPAWETSTDRQRMDDLQIKNWSDLGKRAEAGVSFNRTTNSINIRGLDQDRVLTRVDGIRLPWLDDGARGVKGGLEAVDFNSLSRLDIVRGADAIGGGSGAISGIADLRTLDPSDLLTDGKTFGALAKTDYDSADSSWGANAALAGQIHSNTFWLVQAGVRNGHALDNRGDVGGYGPQRSEPSPEDYDQRSFLLKLQQRVEGGHRFGLTGETFKRNADIDNMYEQGAGTSYLYGENSTKKETERERVSFDYSYQAPSAGGLIDTASAIVYWQRVRLDNSLDGVRSVDSRARIIPGDPFRYGFPSGPYGRSNSIQQTLFGVNGELTKRFAGTSVSQLWTLGGEWYGNKTEQNSSGYDNCPTIRPGLPAPFGPRACDMLHTNQADVPQSKGNQWALWVQDEFSFADGRYTVMPALRYDHYEQKPQSTDSYDSNPNAGALPPSNSGSRFSPKLLATWKAMDELSVYAQYAYGFKAPSASQLYTNYGGPGTYLRVGNPYLKPETSKGWELGAKIGSDALGGAVSFFDNRYQNFIDSNQPLDPNSPQWQAGWAGQYPLGITGNVNRAKVRIYGAEASAHWKFSPGWRTWGSLAWAVGKDEGTGQYLNSVAPLKAILGVGYGRDVWGVDAMLTTALKRDKVEYPDASATAPNADFQAPGYGVVDLMGYWRPVAVKGLQVQAGVFNLFDKKYWEAINVPTAGSLALPRTVDWYTEPGRSVRVSLTYQY; this is encoded by the coding sequence ATGGCTTATCTTCCCGCCGGCCGCGCAAGCGGCTCCCGACCCGCGCAGGCTGCGCATCGCGTCACTTACCTGACTTGCGCCGTGCGTGCCGCCTTGGCGCTTGCCGCCGTGTCCGCCGCCACGCTGCCGCTGGCCGCCGCCCAGGCACAGACCACCCAGACCAGCACCGCGGCCGCGCGCAGCTATCGCATTCCGGCGGGCACACTGACCGAGGCGCTGCCGCGCTTTGCCGACAGCGCGGGTGTGACCGTGTTGTTCGATGCCGCGCTGGTGGGCCAGCGCCGCACATCGGGCTTGTCAGGCAGCTACTCCGTGGCGGAAGGCTTTGCGCGCTTGCTGGAAGGTAGCGGCCTGGCCGTGCAGGAACGTAGCGCGGGCGTCTTCGTGCTGCGTGCCGCCCCGCAGGCAGGCGTGACGCAACTGGCGCCCGTCAAGGTGGTAGGCGAGGGGGCACTGACCACGCCCGCCTGGGAAACCAGCACCGACCGCCAGCGCATGGACGACTTGCAGATCAAGAACTGGAGCGACCTGGGCAAGCGCGCCGAAGCCGGCGTGAGCTTCAACCGAACCACCAACAGCATCAACATTCGCGGCCTTGACCAAGACCGCGTGCTGACCCGCGTGGACGGTATCCGGCTGCCGTGGCTGGACGATGGCGCGCGCGGGGTGAAGGGCGGCCTGGAAGCCGTGGACTTCAACAGCCTGTCGCGGCTGGACATCGTGCGCGGCGCGGACGCCATCGGCGGCGGCTCCGGCGCCATCTCGGGCATTGCCGACCTGCGCACGCTGGACCCGTCCGACCTGCTCACCGACGGCAAGACCTTCGGCGCGCTGGCCAAGACCGATTACGATTCCGCCGATTCAAGCTGGGGCGCCAACGCGGCGCTGGCGGGGCAGATCCACAGCAATACCTTCTGGCTGGTGCAGGCAGGCGTGCGCAATGGCCACGCGCTGGACAACCGGGGCGACGTGGGCGGCTACGGCCCGCAACGCAGTGAACCCAGCCCCGAAGACTACGACCAGCGCAGCTTCCTGCTGAAGCTGCAACAGCGCGTGGAAGGCGGCCACCGCTTCGGCCTGACGGGCGAAACCTTCAAGCGCAACGCCGACATCGACAATATGTACGAGCAGGGCGCGGGCACCAGCTACCTGTACGGCGAAAACAGCACCAAGAAAGAAACCGAGCGCGAGCGCGTGTCGTTCGACTATTCCTACCAGGCGCCCAGCGCGGGCGGCCTGATCGACACGGCCAGCGCCATCGTCTACTGGCAGCGCGTGCGGCTGGACAATTCACTGGACGGTGTGCGCAGCGTGGATTCGCGCGCCCGCATCATTCCCGGCGACCCGTTCCGCTACGGCTTTCCCAGCGGCCCCTACGGGCGCAGCAACTCCATCCAGCAGACGCTGTTTGGCGTGAACGGCGAACTGACCAAGCGCTTTGCCGGCACGTCCGTGTCGCAACTGTGGACGCTGGGCGGCGAATGGTACGGCAACAAGACCGAGCAGAATTCCAGCGGCTACGACAATTGCCCGACCATCCGCCCGGGCCTGCCCGCGCCGTTCGGCCCGCGTGCCTGCGACATGCTGCATACCAACCAGGCCGACGTGCCGCAGTCCAAGGGCAACCAATGGGCGCTGTGGGTGCAAGACGAGTTCAGCTTCGCCGATGGCCGCTACACCGTCATGCCAGCCCTGCGCTACGACCACTACGAACAAAAGCCGCAATCCACCGACAGCTACGACAGCAATCCCAACGCGGGTGCGCTGCCGCCATCCAACAGCGGCAGCCGCTTTTCGCCCAAGCTGCTGGCCACGTGGAAGGCGATGGACGAACTGAGCGTCTACGCCCAATACGCCTACGGCTTCAAGGCGCCCAGCGCCAGCCAGCTTTACACCAACTACGGCGGCCCCGGCACCTATCTGCGCGTGGGCAATCCGTACTTGAAACCCGAGACCAGCAAGGGCTGGGAACTGGGCGCCAAGATCGGGTCTGACGCGCTGGGCGGTGCGGTATCGTTCTTTGATAACCGCTATCAGAACTTCATTGATAGCAATCAACCGTTGGACCCCAATTCGCCGCAATGGCAGGCGGGCTGGGCGGGGCAATATCCGCTGGGAATCACGGGCAACGTCAACCGCGCCAAGGTCCGCATCTATGGCGCCGAGGCCAGCGCGCACTGGAAGTTCTCGCCGGGTTGGCGCACCTGGGGCTCGCTGGCGTGGGCCGTGGGCAAGGATGAAGGCACCGGGCAATACCTGAATTCGGTGGCGCCGCTGAAGGCCATTCTGGGTGTGGGCTACGGCCGCGACGTATGGGGCGTGGACGCCATGCTCACCACCGCGCTCAAGCGTGACAAGGTCGAATACCCGGATGCATCGGCCACCGCGCCCAATGCCGATTTTCAAGCACCGGGCTATGGTGTGGTGGACTTGATGGGTTATTGGCGGCCTGTCGCCGTGAAGGGGCTGCAAGTGCAGGCAGGCGTGTTCAACCTGTTCGACAAGAAGTATTGGGAAGCCATCAACGTGCCGACAGCGGGTTCGCTCGCCTTGCCGCGCACGGTGGATTGGTACACGGAACCGGGACGCAGCGTGCGCGTGTCGCTGACGTACCAGTATTGA
- a CDS encoding FecR domain-containing protein, translating to MHHGGELNGVGGELPAVERNVAREAARWLLRLSSGRATDADVHACDLWRASRAEHEHAWQRAQRVNERFGLIPSALGMATLNRPELSSRRAALKTLVALMVAGPVGWAAWRADPFNWTADYRSGAGERRNVVLADGSTLQLNTASAVDVVFDASTRLLRLRAGEIAVHVLADGAADARMGSVTNAVSHAVMGAPSNAPSDAGSTSVAAPFAPPRPFIVRTRLGDIEAPPSRFCVREDGVQCQVSVQEGRVRVSQGGRVVNVLAGQQGSLSDAGVSGPSPADPHANDWMRGVLHASQMRLDAFAVELGRYRPGVLRCDPEVAHLRISGAFQLNDTDAVLAALPATLPVQVRYRTPYWVTIGPRASMA from the coding sequence ATGCATCATGGCGGTGAGTTGAACGGCGTGGGCGGCGAGTTGCCCGCCGTTGAACGCAATGTGGCGCGCGAAGCCGCGCGCTGGCTGCTGCGCTTGAGTTCGGGCCGCGCTACCGACGCCGACGTACATGCCTGCGACCTATGGCGGGCCAGCAGGGCCGAACACGAACATGCCTGGCAGCGCGCGCAACGGGTCAACGAACGCTTTGGGCTGATTCCGTCGGCGCTGGGCATGGCCACCTTGAACCGACCCGAACTGTCATCGCGCCGCGCGGCCCTGAAGACCTTGGTGGCGCTGATGGTGGCGGGGCCGGTGGGTTGGGCGGCATGGCGCGCGGACCCTTTCAATTGGACGGCCGACTACCGCAGCGGCGCGGGCGAGCGGCGCAACGTGGTGCTGGCCGACGGGTCCACGTTGCAACTGAATACCGCCAGCGCGGTGGACGTGGTCTTCGATGCCAGCACGCGTTTGCTGCGTTTGCGCGCCGGCGAAATTGCCGTGCATGTGCTTGCCGATGGCGCGGCCGATGCGCGAATGGGTTCGGTGACCAATGCGGTGTCCCATGCCGTGATGGGTGCGCCAAGCAATGCGCCAAGCGATGCGGGAAGCACGTCGGTGGCAGCCCCCTTTGCGCCGCCGCGCCCCTTCATCGTGCGTACCCGACTGGGTGATATCGAAGCCCCGCCTTCGCGCTTTTGTGTGCGCGAGGACGGCGTGCAATGCCAGGTCAGCGTGCAGGAAGGCCGCGTTCGCGTCAGCCAAGGCGGGCGTGTCGTCAATGTGTTGGCCGGCCAGCAGGGCAGCCTGAGCGACGCCGGCGTGTCCGGCCCATCGCCCGCCGACCCGCATGCCAACGACTGGATGCGCGGCGTGCTGCACGCCAGCCAGATGCGCCTGGATGCCTTCGCCGTGGAGCTTGGCCGGTATCGCCCAGGCGTGCTGCGCTGCGACCCCGAAGTCGCGCATCTGCGGATATCCGGCGCCTTTCAACTGAATGACACCGACGCCGTGCTGGCCGCCTTGCCCGCGACCCTGCCGGTGCAAGTGCGCTACCGCACGCCCTATTGGGTGACCATCGGGCCGCGCGCATCAATGGCATGA